A segment of the Prochlorococcus marinus str. MIT 9215 genome:
ATCCAACAGCACCATTTGCTATGCCTTCATCAAGTAAATCTCTATCAACGATTAGCATATTTGCGCAAACTGTTCCGAATGCACCAACTGTGCCTACATATTGATTTGAGTAGCAATTTGAATCATCAGCTTTAGCTGAATTCAAGGGATAAAATAATGAAATTAAGAATAAATATTTATATAGATTTTGTTTCTTCACCTTTGTTTTGATTATTAATTAAATTTTTAGCTTCTGAAAATCTTTTTTATATTAACAACCAATTTTCTTAAATCCATGATTAATTTCTTTTTGCCCTCTTAAAGGTTGATTTTTTATTCATGATTAGTTTTCCCACTTTTGCAGATGATATTACTGCTATGGGATAATTTTATTGATTGACAGTCGATCTAAATTAAGAGGGATAAAACCCTCTTTTTTATGTCACCCAATAAAGGCCCAAAGGTCATCAAATACTGTGTAATTACATCTACAACTGCGATAGTTCTAATTTTTATCTCCTTGATACCTATTTCAATAAAGGCATTTTATTGGAATCAATGCTTTAAGAAAACATTTAAATGGATTGATAAATACGAGATGGAACTAAAAAATTGGGATAAAGCATCAAAAGAAAGTATTGCAGTAGCAGTTTGCAATGGTGCTGTGTACGAACCTGAACTTAAAACAAAGTAATTCGATTGACAGTCAATCTACAATAAGGGGCAATTAGCTCCTTTTTTATGTCAATTGAAACAACTGTTTTAGATTTCAAGTTAAGTAATACATTTGAGGAATATGAGGCGTATATGAATGCACCTGAACAACAAGCCATGTTTAAAGAGATGGGAATAAAAACTTTTTATATTGGGAAATCATTAGAAAACCCCCAAAGAGCAACCGTTATGTTTCAAGGACCAGTAAATACTTGTTACGACATCTTTGTTAACCCGGAAACTAAACCAATAGTTGAAGCGTCCGGTCATATTTATGAAGGGACAATAATAAACCGCTGGATTTCTGATTAATTTTGAAACGCCTTCTACTTCCACTGCTGGTTGCATTGGCATTACCTAATGCTGTTAATTCCAATGAAAAAGTTTCATCTGAAATGAGTGATATTGAAACTAATAAAATATTGCTTGGTCAAGTTCTTTCTGTCTGCTATGCAGTAGATCGAAACCACATAACCATGAAACAAAAAATAGATATGCTGGGATTTGCTCTAAACCTCCATGAACGAGCTCATGGAAATAAACAAACAATACAAGAAGATCAAATGAATGCTGTTGGGAAAGTCCTGGATATCTTTCCAGATTGCTTCCCTGAAGTAAAAAAAGATAAATGAAACGCTTATTTCTTGCCACAATATTATTTTTATTTCCTTTTAATGCTCAAGCAGGCTTCCCAGAAGGTGAGAATGGATATGATCTGAAAAAAATTGAAGAGTCTTTTAGATTACCCTGTGATGAAATTGGAAATGATGATTGTATTGCAAGAGCACTGGGTGTCGGCGCTTGTACCTGGATATTTGAGATAAATAAAGATAAAGAAACTGGCGAAGCTTTAAAAATTGCAGACACTGTTTTAATTGCACTTCTGAAAGGAAATAATCTCGATTTAAAATCAATGCTTGAAAAAGATGGATTAATTAAAAATAAGATAAAAAAAGAGGCCACTTATAGAATTAACTTCTGCAGAGAAGAGACAAAAAAAGCTATTCCAAAATTAATCAAGAAATTACCGGAAGGTGTTGTATTAGATGAAGAGAGAATAGAGGATTTAACTAGTGTATTTCCTCTTCAATATTTAAGTATGTTCGAGCAAATGAGTAAGTTTAAAAAATGAAACCCTTTGAAGAAAAAACTTATCAACTTACAGAAAAAGACGCTTTGAGTATCTATGCGAGAATGCTTCACACTCTTGATTCATCTGAGTTTGAATCCTTTTTATAAGAAGACTTTTCATACTCCTCTCAAAAAGTCCTAACCGATATGAACTCAAAAGATCAATTCATTGAATATATCAGACCAAAACTTGAAATAATAAAAAAAACTAATAGTTCTGTTTATGCAGAATTAGGCGTCTGCCCAGCATATGGACATACCGATTGCCTTATCATGGCTCAAAGAGACAAGTCTAATCTAATTGGAGTTGCTTATGCTTCTGTAGATGAGGGAAAAATATCTGACCTTTCTTTGTGCATTGTTCCAACTGCTGATTCGGCTATTCGGAGTGGAATTTATCCTGGACTGCAGTCGAATGAATAATATAAAAATAATTCTTGATGACAATTAGCCTTTTTTTAATAGCAAAGCACGCTATCTGCTTTAATTGATTCTTCCACTAGAACATCTGGCATCACAAATTCTGCTGTGTATCCATCTAGAAGCTTCTCATCGTATCCCCTAGATTTAGCGGACTTTCCTGAGACATATATGGTAACTTTTGAATTCTTTAAATTTTGAAGATGTTCGTATAAATCTCCAGTCCCTTGACCAACTATTTCACCAGGTTTTTTGCAATTTAATATTTGTACTCCGTCTCCTGCGAGAAAAAGAGTCACTTTATGATCGTTTTTTTCTGCAGTGAGGGCAACTAATAAACCTAAAGTTACTTTGTTTTGGGATTCTAAACCGCTATAAATGTGAACAAGCACTGTGTTATCGGTAATGATAGACATTTAATTCTCCCTAAAATTCAATTATAGTTTTAATTAAATTTATTTTATTACCTAATGCTTTAAGCGAGGTTCAGTACATTTTTTAATATCCTAAATTAAATCTAATTCCTTCAACTTGCTTTTATAATCTGTTCCAAGGTCGATGATTTTAAAAGTTTCTCGTGTTTGACAATCAACGTATAAAACTTTTACTAGTCCATTAGTCGAGTACATGCCGCCTTCTTCATCATATCCAAAATTATATGAATAATCTCCATCTAATCTTGTGTAATTTCCTGAATTTAATTTATATATATCCCCATATGTTTCTTCCCATGACTCTGGGAATTTAAACTCTAAATTTTTTGTTTTAACAAGTATTAAATTTTTATCATTTGATAAGATTTCTTTGATGAAAGCCTCATTATCAGGGAAAATCCAATCAGAGTCGTCATATGAAATATATTTTTTTAATGCCTCTTTCTCGTCAGGGAGGTAAAAGTAACATCCTAATCCAATTTCTTGAGAATTTGAAAGAACAAATTCAGAATTATCCAAATCATCACCATCATAGTTTTCTAATGTTATTTCCTGAAGACCGTTGCAAAAACCTTCAAATAAAAAATAGATAATCTTATCCTTAGGTTTGAATGTTAATTCGGAATCCAATATTTCTTCATAACCATTATCTATTCCTTGTTCCAAAGCCTTTTGAAATTCTTGTTCGATAGAGGGTCCAACTTTCTCAATATCATTTGTCATTTTTAAAAATCTGAGAATTCAATAAATATATTTAATTTTTGGCTCTTAAGTCAACAAAATTTCAGACTTAAGAAATGATTTTCAAAACTTAAAATTATATAATTTTATAAATTAGAAATAGATATTTTAGTAATTTTATCCATCTTCATATTCAACGATTTCTATAAAATCATCCTCATTTCCAGAGAGAAGAAAATCGCTTAAACTTTTAACTTCATGTGGCATTTCATCAAATGTATTTTCACTTTCATTGACCATGAATATCCCGTCAATATAAGGGAATATTTCATCTGAAAGTTCTTTGAGATCTCCAGTATCCTTTAATTTTTTAATTGTCAATTTTGATCTGCATTCATCGTCCCATAGCTCTTCAAGAAAATCAGGATCAATTTTTGACCCGAAACCCTTATTTGGACCGGGAGGATCTATAGTACCCCATTCTTCATAGTCAAGAATTAAATCACCAAAATCATCTCGGTCGTAATCAACCCCTGCCTTGGATAAAAATATTATGAAAGTTGAATTACAGTCATATTCATTCTGTTTTAATTCAAATGGTTCTGAAATAAGATTAACTTTCCACTCGCTTCTCATTTTTTTTAAATATCTTCTGATGACTATATAATTATTTTTTTTTGAAAAAGAATTTATATTAAATAATATGTTTTTAATTTTTTTAATTAAATGTTAGTTATGGAGAATATCTTAATCAGCATAATAATCATCTTATAAATTCATACTTGTATTGTGACAATCGAAAAAAAGAACAATACAAAAGGACACCTTCAAAATTTCCTTTATAGTAAAGTTAGGACAAAACCTGACTGTCAATAAACCCTCTCATATCTTATGAGAACAGGCGAATATAAATTTAATATTTCTAAAATTCATTATCTTTTTTCAAATTATTCAAGGTGTATTTTAATGCCTTTGGAATCCATCTATTTTGATGTTAATTTCCTTAAGGATAATTTTTCAGATAAATTTTACTCACTTTTAAATATTTTAAAATCATCATGGATAAGAAAAAAATCAGTTCCAATCCCCGCAGGTTTAAGTCAATACGACAAAAGACCAGCTTTAGATTTCCGCATATCGTAAATGAAGAAAAGATGGAAGTCTGGGTTTATATTGCCTCAGGATTCCCAACTACATTAGCAGTTCCGCATTTAATGAAAATTCATTATCCGGGTTACAAAAGTTGCTTATGTAATAGAGAAACTTTTATTAGTATTGGCGGCAGATTGTAAATTTAGAGTTATTCAAAAACAAAAATTTCAAGCAAAAACTACTTTAAAAAACTATGAAAACAGTAATTATTCAATGGCAGGATCAATTTGGAAATTGGCAGCACTACACCACGATGCATCATCAACCATCTGCATATAAGACTGCTCAAAATAGAGCCTCTAAACAAAATAGGAGATATAGATTAGTGGATGATGGTGGACATTTATTAGATCTAATTAACCCTTGAAATCATGAAAGCTTTAATTTATTTCTTTATTTTTTTTAATATTTCCTCTGTAAATGCCCTTACATGGGCTGAGTTTTGGGAACCATTTGTTGAAAGTGCACAGAACTATTCAAGAATAAGAAACAGGACTGAAACCTGTTATAAAGTAGTCCGTTATGAGGAGTATGTTCCTGGAAATGAATGGTCTTCTGGATTTGTTAGGCATAAGACGGAAAAACACTCAATTCATTGTCCATATTAAATATGATTCAAGCCATCTAAATTGAAATGAGAAAAATACTATTAACTATTTTTTCTGCAGCTTTTGTTTTTATTGGTCCTATAAATGCATGCCCATTAGAGGAGGAGGACAAGAATAAAATGCTTAATGAATTATGCACTATGGACGATGGAGATTGGTCGAGCAACAGACTTAACGAGATGATTATTTTGTTTAAGTTTGGGAAATTACCTCCTGAGAAGAGTAATAAAGGTAATCAAATACTTGCAGGTTTAACTTGCAGTTTTAGAAATTATAAAAATTGAATTATCTATTTTAATTAAAAGCTTTTTCAATTGATTCATGGTCTATGGAACAGGCATTACATCCAACGCCATCTAAATCATAACAAGCACCGCCAAAAAAATAACTGCAGCCATCTTGGAGTCCATCTCCTCCATTCTCATCAAGCCATTCCTCAAAAAGTTCCTCATTAAATTTATAAATATTATCTTCTTTATCCATCCAATCGCTTATTACCTCTTTTGGACCTTCCAGTATGAAACTTGCTTGAAAATATTTGAAAAGAGGTATCTTGATTCCATTAATTTCTTCAATATGTGGATTTAACACAGAGATATTTTTTACTTCTATAAATTCAAAACCCTCGTCCTCAAAAGAGGAAATGTTTTCAATAATAAATTCAGCGTCTAAATTCTGATTTACTAAATTTAATGCTTCTTTTTCATTTCCCTCTTCAATAAAACCTATTATTTCCTCATAGCAATCCAGCTCGGTTATTGTCTCAATATCATCTTCTTCGATAGGAAACCCACCTTCAAGATATCCATCAACTTGAAATTTGATTCTGTCCATTTTGAGTAAAATTTTTAAGATTATACATCGAAAATAATCTTTTTTATAACCTAGAGATAAATTAAAAATATTGTTAAAATATTTAAATTTATTTTTCTAATCGAACATCATCAGTCTGCAAAGTCTATTAACTTTCTCAGCTTCATTTACGGTATTAATTAATCCTGTCGCAAGGTTGGGGGATCCAACAATTATGGATAAACATTGAGCCCTGCTGATAGCAACATTTAGTCTGTTAGGCTCTAATAAAAAGTCAATGCCTCTCGGCGCATTATCTCCCGAACTTGCTGTTAATGAGTGTATAGCAATTGGAGCTTCCTGTCCTTGAAAGCGATCAACTGTTCCAACTCTGGCCTTGCCCTTTAATCTCTGTTCTAAAAGATTTACTTGAACGTTATATGGAGCAGTTACCAAGATATGTTTAGCTTTAATTTCACCAGTTATATTTTTATCAAATTGTGCATACTCAAAACTTCCACCTAAAAGAGAATCAATTATTTGCTCTATTAAGTTTATTTCTTCAAAACTTTTAACACTGCAGCCATAATGTTCAATTTTTTTAAAGATAATTCCTTTATTTGGATAAGAATCTTCAGACTTAGATGATAACGGTTTCCCCCATTTTATTGAGTTAATCTTGTTTGATTGACAGCCTATTAATTTTTGATCATAAAAAAGTTCAGAAACAATATTTGTTAATGAAGGTTCCATACGCCAACTTGTATTTAAAAATATACCCTTATCTTTTGGCACAACATTTGCATCTTTAATTAAATATTCAAGACAGGATTTTCCTGACTCTCCAGGATGATCAGCTTTAGTTGGTTGTGAAAGTTGCTGTTGATCCCCTACTAAAATAATTGTTTTTGCACATTGAGCCATTACGAGAAGATTCGCAAGGGACATCTGTCCTGCTTCATCAATAATTAGAAAATCAAAAGCTTTTTTCATTTCCTCTCTCGAGAAAACCCAAGTAGTTCCGCCAACGACTCTTTCTTTAAGCGTTAAAGATTTTGGAGGTAAGAGCAAAATATCTTTTTCTGAAAGCTCTTGATCTTTTTTATTACTTGTTGCTTTTATGATCTCAATTTTGAGGTCTTGATCTTGGCAAACAATTTTTGTCTTTATAAGTAAATTATTAATCGCCTGATTACTATTGGAGCTTATGGCTATGTTTTTATCAAGTTTTAGAAGTTCGGTTACTAATTTCGCCGTAACTGAAGACTTTCCAGTCCCTGGAGGCCCTTGTATCGCAAGTGTTATTCCTGATTCTTTTTCTAAAAATTCAGCTAAAGATTTTGGGATATCAGTCCTATTTTTATAGATTTTTTGATTTAAATCAACCAAACCTTTTACAGAATTGCATTCCAAAAAGTTACTTAATGCAGCTGGTAATTTTTTATTTCCATCGATCCATGAATTAGCTTGCTTTTCAAGGCGATCTCGTAATGGTTTTGAAATATCTACGGGTCTTTTAATTAAAGTACAGGAAGATTTTGGAATCCCTTCTGATTCTCCTTCCTCAATTCTTTTTTCTAGTTTATTCTTAGGATATTTAAGAGTTATTTCACCATTGTCATTATCAATCGCAACTGCATCAATTCTTAAATTGGTTGAGGCAATTTCCAATGTTAGCCTCGAATTATTATCACAGTAAAGTTTAAGTTGTTGTTCTGGA
Coding sequences within it:
- a CDS encoding DUF3764 family protein, which produces MSIETTVLDFKLSNTFEEYEAYMNAPEQQAMFKEMGIKTFYIGKSLENPQRATVMFQGPVNTCYDIFVNPETKPIVEASGHIYEGTIINRWISD
- a CDS encoding DsrE family protein, translated to MSIITDNTVLVHIYSGLESQNKVTLGLLVALTAEKNDHKVTLFLAGDGVQILNCKKPGEIVGQGTGDLYEHLQNLKNSKVTIYVSGKSAKSRGYDEKLLDGYTAEFVMPDVLVEESIKADSVLCY